One Streptomyces sp. NBC_01217 genomic region harbors:
- a CDS encoding serine/threonine-protein kinase, with product MSSQQPERGSASQVFQPLAGDDPTTIAGYRLAAKLGAGGMGKVYLSYTPGGRPVAIKVIRPEFGEDPEFRRRFAQEVQSAQRVQGLFTAPVIDADTEGAQPWLATAYVPGPSLADAVVAHGALPAEAVLLLIAGMAKALHVIHGAGIVHRDLKPSNVLLAADGPRVIDFGIAYAADATSLTGSGVTIGTPSFMAPEQAAGRKVTPATDIFALGQVAAYASTGSPAFGEGTSHGVLYRIVHEEPDLSAVPERLVELVTRCLAKDPGARPSISEIIELCRTANAETVLRRPEDWLPGSVAADITVRAAAPAPVQTPPPPASAPPAAYSPTTPVAPATPPPGYGPPVPPPHAQPAQHAQPTQHAQTHGPYRTPAQAQTQAQAQAQAQAQAQARAYAPAQFPTHAQPYPGHLMPQAPQPAKRKGSRGAVIAIAAALVVGIAGGATIYSLLKDEGKQAQNDNSAQGNGTSGGSPQGEESGNGGTETSGKPSAKPEPKPVDYKGINLTAGYHLTLGDDDVRPRDGEDGEYELSYDTGGYLDAESMDGNLVLLDPGQEGSLAACRADTRFTKNIYVNRLSKGRQVCVTTGSGHMGLVTVQGFSSEDSPSTYMTLDLTVWRNAVNTGSGS from the coding sequence ATGAGCAGTCAGCAACCGGAACGAGGCAGTGCCTCCCAGGTCTTCCAGCCTCTCGCGGGGGACGATCCGACCACCATCGCCGGATACCGACTCGCCGCCAAGCTCGGTGCGGGCGGGATGGGCAAGGTGTATCTGTCGTACACGCCCGGTGGTCGGCCCGTGGCCATCAAGGTGATCCGGCCGGAGTTCGGGGAGGACCCCGAGTTCCGTCGTCGCTTCGCGCAGGAAGTGCAGTCGGCGCAGCGCGTGCAGGGGCTGTTCACTGCGCCCGTCATCGACGCCGACACCGAGGGCGCGCAGCCCTGGCTGGCCACCGCGTACGTGCCGGGGCCCTCGCTCGCCGACGCGGTCGTCGCGCACGGGGCGCTGCCTGCCGAGGCGGTGCTGCTGCTGATCGCCGGGATGGCCAAGGCGCTGCACGTCATCCATGGTGCGGGCATCGTGCACCGCGACCTCAAGCCGTCCAATGTGCTGCTCGCCGCCGACGGGCCCCGCGTCATCGACTTCGGTATCGCCTACGCCGCCGACGCGACCTCGCTCACCGGCAGCGGCGTCACCATCGGCACCCCGTCGTTCATGGCACCGGAGCAGGCCGCGGGGCGCAAGGTGACCCCGGCCACCGACATCTTCGCGCTCGGTCAGGTCGCGGCGTACGCGTCCACCGGATCCCCGGCCTTCGGCGAGGGGACCTCGCACGGCGTGCTCTACCGGATCGTCCATGAGGAGCCCGACCTCAGCGCGGTCCCCGAGCGGCTGGTCGAGCTGGTCACCCGCTGCCTGGCCAAGGATCCCGGGGCCAGGCCGTCGATCAGCGAGATCATCGAGCTCTGCCGGACCGCGAACGCGGAGACGGTGCTGCGCCGCCCCGAGGACTGGCTGCCGGGCTCGGTCGCCGCCGACATCACCGTACGCGCGGCTGCCCCCGCCCCTGTCCAGACCCCGCCTCCGCCGGCCTCCGCCCCACCCGCGGCCTACTCGCCGACCACGCCGGTCGCTCCGGCCACCCCGCCCCCGGGATACGGTCCGCCCGTCCCGCCCCCACACGCCCAGCCCGCTCAGCACGCGCAGCCCACTCAGCACGCTCAGACCCACGGGCCGTACCGCACACCCGCTCAAGCCCAGACCCAGGCCCAGGCCCAGGCCCAGGCCCAGGCTCAAGCGCAGGCCCGCGCCTACGCCCCCGCCCAGTTCCCGACGCATGCGCAGCCGTACCCCGGGCACCTCATGCCCCAGGCGCCGCAGCCCGCGAAACGCAAGGGCAGCCGGGGCGCGGTCATCGCCATCGCCGCCGCACTGGTCGTCGGGATCGCCGGAGGCGCGACGATCTACTCCCTGCTCAAGGACGAGGGGAAGCAGGCGCAGAACGACAACTCCGCCCAGGGAAACGGCACTTCAGGCGGATCGCCGCAGGGCGAGGAGTCGGGCAACGGGGGTACGGAGACCAGCGGGAAGCCGAGCGCCAAGCCCGAGCCGAAGCCCGTCGACTACAAAGGCATCAACCTCACCGCCGGCTACCACCTGACGCTCGGGGACGACGACGTCCGGCCGCGGGACGGCGAGGACGGCGAGTACGAACTCTCCTACGACACCGGCGGATATCTCGACGCGGAGAGCATGGACGGGAACCTGGTGCTGCTCGATCCGGGGCAGGAGGGATCGCTCGCCGCCTGCCGCGCGGACACCCGGTTCACCAAGAACATCTACGTGAACAGGCTCTCCAAGGGTCGACAGGTCTGTGTCACCACGGGTTCGGGCCACATGGGTCTCGTAACGGTCCAGGGCTTCTCGTCCGAGGACTCGCCCAGCACCTACATGACCCTGGACCTGACCGTCTGGCGCAACGCAGTCAACACCGGCTCGGGCAGCTGA
- a CDS encoding SAM-dependent methyltransferase, translating to MDEKDLPPRLTRLTFHGPLSEARAARIIGRLASATPSTVLDIGCGWGELMLRTLEAVPGATGLGIDLNGADIARGRENAEGRALADRVKFVEESAAGTTLDPADLVLCLGASHALSDAQPPEHTTAALHALRRLVRPGGRVLLGESFWQRVPTPAELDAMWPDARADEFPDLSGLVDLAVECGFRPAWIETANNDEWEEFESGYQSDVEEWLAAHHDHPLADETRERVDRHRASWLKGYREVLGLAYLTLVPVG from the coding sequence ATGGATGAAAAAGATCTCCCGCCGCGCCTCACCCGACTCACCTTCCACGGCCCCCTTTCCGAGGCCCGGGCCGCACGGATCATCGGCAGGCTTGCCTCAGCGACACCGTCGACGGTCCTCGACATCGGTTGTGGCTGGGGGGAGCTGATGCTCCGCACCCTTGAGGCGGTGCCCGGGGCGACTGGTCTCGGCATCGACCTCAACGGCGCGGACATCGCCCGGGGACGCGAGAACGCCGAGGGCCGTGCGCTGGCCGACCGCGTGAAGTTCGTCGAAGAATCCGCCGCCGGGACGACCCTCGACCCTGCCGACCTCGTCCTGTGTCTCGGAGCCAGCCACGCGCTCAGCGACGCGCAGCCGCCCGAGCACACCACCGCCGCACTGCACGCGCTGCGACGGCTGGTCCGGCCCGGGGGACGCGTCCTCCTCGGTGAATCCTTCTGGCAGCGCGTCCCCACACCGGCCGAACTCGACGCGATGTGGCCGGACGCCCGCGCCGACGAGTTCCCCGACCTGTCCGGACTCGTCGATCTCGCCGTCGAGTGCGGGTTCCGCCCCGCCTGGATCGAGACGGCCAACAACGACGAATGGGAGGAGTTCGAGTCCGGCTACCAGTCCGACGTGGAGGAGTGGCTGGCCGCCCATCACGATCACCCGCTGGCCGACGAAACACGGGAGCGAGTGGACCGGCACCGGGCGAGCTGGCTGAAGGGCTACCGGGAAGTGCTCGGGCTGGCCTACCTCACATTGGTCCCCGTCGGCTGA
- the cpt gene encoding chloramphenicol phosphotransferase CPT has product MIVLNGGSSSGKSGIARCLQAVLPDPWLTFGTDTLVDAMPAAMRASDAGIEFAPDGEVVVGPEFRTLEAAWIEGVAAMARAGARVIVDEVFLGGPASQQRWQKALDGVRVLWVGVRCESAAAAAREVARGDRVVGMAASQADLVHRGVFYDLEVDTTRSESMECARTIAAHVE; this is encoded by the coding sequence ATGATCGTGCTCAACGGTGGTTCCAGCTCGGGGAAGTCGGGGATCGCCCGGTGCCTCCAGGCGGTTCTGCCGGACCCCTGGCTGACCTTCGGGACGGACACGCTGGTCGATGCGATGCCCGCCGCCATGCGCGCGTCGGACGCGGGCATCGAGTTCGCTCCGGACGGAGAGGTGGTCGTCGGCCCCGAGTTCCGTACGTTGGAGGCGGCGTGGATCGAGGGTGTCGCCGCGATGGCCCGCGCGGGGGCCCGGGTCATCGTCGACGAGGTCTTCCTCGGCGGGCCGGCGTCCCAGCAACGATGGCAGAAGGCGCTCGACGGAGTGCGGGTGTTGTGGGTCGGTGTCCGCTGCGAGAGTGCGGCCGCCGCGGCCCGTGAGGTCGCGCGCGGCGACCGGGTCGTGGGGATGGCGGCATCACAGGCGGACCTGGTCCACCGGGGCGTGTTCTACGACCTGGAGGTGGACACGACGCGGAGCGAGTCCATGGAGTGCGCGCGGACCATTGCCGCGCACGTCGAGTGA
- a CDS encoding TetR/AcrR family transcriptional regulator: MISGRATVPAPGAVDAAGSGRDAILRAARRAFTQRPYAEVTIRGIAADAGVSASLVVKHFGRKEELFNTVADFGPAAAELFDAPLGTLGRHMVVTLVNRRRELQSDPLLRVVFSLGNRDERSLLRDRFHEQVTDALAARLTGPERTLRAELIAGHLLGLGATLSLHREGAGAEATPEHLADLYAPALQTLITG; the protein is encoded by the coding sequence ATGATCAGCGGCCGGGCCACCGTGCCGGCGCCGGGTGCCGTGGACGCGGCCGGCAGCGGCCGGGACGCGATCCTGCGCGCCGCCCGCCGGGCGTTCACCCAGCGCCCGTACGCCGAGGTGACCATCAGGGGGATCGCGGCGGATGCCGGAGTGAGCGCGTCCCTGGTCGTCAAGCACTTCGGCCGCAAGGAGGAGCTCTTCAACACCGTCGCCGACTTCGGCCCGGCGGCCGCCGAACTCTTCGACGCCCCGCTCGGCACGCTCGGCCGCCACATGGTGGTGACGCTGGTGAACCGCCGCCGGGAGCTGCAGTCCGACCCGCTGCTGCGGGTCGTCTTCTCGCTCGGCAACCGCGACGAACGCTCCCTGCTGCGCGACCGCTTCCACGAACAGGTCACCGATGCCCTGGCGGCCCGCCTCACCGGCCCCGAACGCACCCTGCGCGCCGAACTGATCGCCGGCCACCTCCTCGGCCTCGGCGCCACCCTCAGCCTCCACCGCGAGGGCGCGGGCGCCGAGGCCACCCCCGAACACCTCGCGGACCTGTACGCACCCGCGTTGCAGACCTTGATCACGGGGTGA
- a CDS encoding MFS transporter translates to MPADIPAPTATAATDRAPHPRFAVGVLAFCGVVVAVMQTIVVPLLPHIPALTGATPAAASWLVTVTLLTGAVFTPVLGRVGDMYGKRRVLVASLGVLVMGSVLCAVSSHIGVLIAGRALQGAALAVAPLGISILRDELPPERVLSAVALMSSTLGIGAAIGLPVAALVVENFDWHTMFWVSGAVGVIDIVLVLWFVPESPLRTRGRFDAVGALGLSGALVCLLLAVTQGADWGWTSTRTVGLLVAALVVALVWGAYELRVPTPMVDLRVSARPAILFTNVAALLIGFAFYANSLVTAQMVQEPKSTGYGPGASIVVSGLCLLPGGVMMVALSPVSARISAKYGPKVSLALAAGVIAAGYVVRYFTSHSLWLIIAGATVVASGTAIAYSALPALVMRGVPVSETGAANGLNTLMRSIGQAFCSATVAAVLANLTFLVGGRTAPTLHAYQVVFLIAAGAALAALLVTLCLPGSRTPATGTVEESRDTPGDRKDGVRTMPIQESA, encoded by the coding sequence ATGCCCGCGGACATACCCGCCCCGACCGCCACCGCTGCCACGGACAGGGCCCCGCACCCCCGCTTCGCCGTCGGCGTGCTGGCCTTCTGTGGTGTGGTGGTCGCGGTCATGCAGACCATTGTCGTACCGTTGCTCCCGCACATCCCGGCCCTCACCGGCGCCACCCCGGCCGCCGCCAGCTGGCTGGTCACCGTCACCCTGCTCACCGGCGCCGTCTTCACGCCCGTCCTGGGCCGGGTCGGTGACATGTACGGCAAACGGCGGGTGCTCGTCGCCTCGCTCGGGGTGCTGGTGATGGGCTCGGTCCTGTGCGCGGTCAGCTCCCACATCGGGGTACTGATCGCGGGCCGCGCCCTGCAAGGGGCGGCGCTCGCCGTCGCACCGCTGGGCATCAGCATCCTGCGCGACGAACTCCCGCCCGAGCGGGTGCTGTCCGCCGTGGCGCTGATGAGCTCGACGCTCGGCATCGGCGCGGCGATCGGGCTGCCGGTCGCGGCGCTCGTCGTCGAGAACTTCGACTGGCACACGATGTTCTGGGTCTCGGGCGCGGTCGGTGTCATCGACATCGTGCTGGTGCTGTGGTTCGTACCGGAATCCCCGCTCCGCACCCGCGGCCGTTTCGACGCCGTCGGTGCGCTGGGTCTGTCCGGGGCCCTGGTCTGTCTGCTGCTCGCGGTCACCCAGGGCGCCGACTGGGGCTGGACGTCGACCCGGACGGTCGGACTGCTGGTGGCCGCCCTCGTCGTGGCGCTGGTCTGGGGCGCGTACGAGCTGCGCGTCCCGACCCCCATGGTCGACCTGCGGGTCTCGGCCCGCCCGGCCATCCTGTTCACCAATGTCGCCGCCCTGCTGATCGGCTTCGCCTTCTACGCGAACTCGCTGGTCACCGCCCAGATGGTGCAGGAGCCGAAGTCGACGGGTTACGGGCCCGGCGCCTCGATCGTCGTCAGCGGGCTGTGTCTGCTGCCGGGCGGCGTGATGATGGTGGCGCTGTCGCCGGTCTCGGCGCGGATCTCCGCGAAGTACGGTCCGAAGGTCAGCCTGGCGCTGGCGGCGGGGGTGATCGCGGCCGGATACGTGGTGCGGTACTTCACCAGCCACAGCCTCTGGCTGATCATCGCCGGTGCGACCGTCGTCGCCTCCGGCACGGCCATCGCGTACTCGGCGCTGCCCGCGCTGGTCATGCGCGGCGTCCCGGTCAGCGAGACGGGCGCGGCCAACGGCCTCAACACCCTGATGCGGTCGATCGGGCAGGCCTTTTGCAGTGCGACGGTGGCCGCGGTCCTCGCCAACCTCACGTTCCTGGTGGGCGGCCGGACGGCCCCGACGCTCCACGCCTACCAGGTGGTCTTCCTGATCGCGGCGGGCGCGGCGCTCGCGGCGCTGCTGGTCACGCTGTGCCTGCCGGGCAGCCGTACACCCGCGACGGGTACGGTCGAAGAGAGCCGCGACACCCCGGGCGACCGGAAGGACGGTGTGCGGACGATGCCGATCCAGGAGAGCGCATGA
- a CDS encoding DUF445 domain-containing protein, producing MERIDGTGPGEQGAGQPGHAREQVAGVPRPAPGVRPAPLASFAYTAADEEKRRGVRRMKTTATGLLLLVALVYVLATWAKNAGVGGWPGFVAAAAEAGMVGALADWFAVTALFKRPLGLPIPHTAIIPTKKDQLGASLGSFVGENFLSGDVVRSRIHALEIGGRLGAWLAEPEHADRVTAELSTALRGALTVLRDSDVQAVVAEAITRRANAAEIAPGLGKMLEKIVADGGHRRVVDLICVRAHDWLVLHGDSVMDAVQGGAPGWTPRFVDKRVGERVYKELLRFITEMRDMPGHPARGAIDTFLTDFAADLQTDSDTRARAERLKSEILGRGEVQDVIASAWSSVRTMMLAAAEDEQSELRLRARASLLTFGARLATDGRMQTKLEGWLEDAAVHVVTRYRAEITSLISDTVASWDADQTSKKIEAHIGRDLQFIRINGTVVGALAGLLIYTVSRAFGA from the coding sequence ATGGAACGGATCGATGGGACCGGACCCGGGGAACAGGGTGCGGGACAGCCGGGGCATGCCCGGGAGCAGGTGGCGGGCGTGCCCCGTCCCGCGCCGGGCGTCCGCCCGGCCCCCCTCGCCTCGTTCGCGTACACCGCGGCCGACGAGGAGAAGCGTCGCGGCGTACGCCGGATGAAGACCACGGCCACGGGCCTCCTTCTGCTGGTCGCGCTCGTGTACGTCCTCGCCACCTGGGCGAAGAACGCGGGTGTGGGCGGCTGGCCGGGCTTCGTCGCCGCGGCCGCCGAGGCGGGGATGGTGGGTGCGCTGGCCGACTGGTTCGCCGTCACGGCGCTGTTCAAGCGTCCGCTCGGCCTGCCGATCCCGCACACCGCCATCATCCCCACCAAGAAGGACCAGCTCGGAGCCTCCCTGGGTTCCTTCGTCGGCGAGAATTTTCTCTCCGGCGATGTCGTGCGCAGCCGGATCCACGCCCTCGAAATCGGCGGCAGGCTCGGTGCCTGGCTGGCCGAACCGGAGCACGCCGACCGGGTCACCGCCGAGCTGTCGACCGCGCTGCGCGGCGCGCTGACGGTGCTCCGGGACTCCGATGTGCAGGCCGTGGTGGCCGAGGCGATCACCCGGCGGGCCAACGCGGCGGAGATCGCCCCCGGGCTCGGCAAGATGCTGGAGAAGATCGTCGCCGACGGCGGCCACCGCAGGGTGGTGGACCTGATCTGTGTGCGCGCCCACGACTGGCTGGTGCTGCACGGCGATTCGGTGATGGACGCGGTGCAGGGCGGGGCGCCGGGCTGGACGCCGCGGTTCGTCGACAAGCGGGTGGGCGAGCGGGTCTACAAGGAACTGCTGCGCTTCATCACCGAGATGCGGGACATGCCGGGGCACCCGGCGCGCGGTGCGATCGACACGTTCCTGACGGACTTCGCGGCCGACCTCCAGACGGACTCGGACACCCGGGCGCGGGCGGAGCGGCTGAAGTCGGAGATCCTGGGGCGCGGCGAGGTCCAGGACGTCATCGCGTCGGCCTGGTCGTCGGTGCGCACGATGATGCTCGCTGCGGCGGAGGACGAGCAGAGCGAACTACGGCTGCGGGCGCGGGCCTCACTGCTGACCTTCGGCGCGCGGCTCGCGACGGACGGGCGGATGCAGACCAAGCTGGAGGGCTGGCTGGAGGACGCGGCGGTCCATGTCGTCACGAGGTACCGCGCGGAGATCACCTCGCTGATCAGTGACACGGTCGCGAGCTGGGACGCGGACCAGACGTCGAAGAAGATCGAGGCACACATCGGCCGTGACCTGCAGTTCATCCGGATCAACGGCACGGTGGTGGGCGCGCTGGCGGGGCTGCTGATCTATACGGTGTCGCGGGCGTTCGGCGCGTAA